A region of Candidatus Nezhaarchaeota archaeon DNA encodes the following proteins:
- a CDS encoding DNA repair exonuclease produces the protein MLIAHVSDSHLGYRQYGLLEREKDLYSCFEEAIGKALEDHVDVVVHSGDLFHYPSPPPQAYRSAIRALKKLKHRGIPFLCVMGQHDRPKVQALPPLTVLEDMDLLIHISPDKPYVSGDFSAVGLDYMKKQTIKEKLQKVKALTKRSVLVAHVLVKEVSPFGDVSIHELPRGFSYYALGDYHIFKKFKVHEFMATYSGSTEVISLNDVTSEGKGFCIVDLSRDDVEVHFVKLEGVRPRLIEHVEFEKVKEEVSKIISRALAMNIKPIIHLFVKNVGAKRSELSKIREELLKVSLKTEITVEEEVAQLVSSTRTSFSGVEDAIKSLGLNIGNLVLEIYRAFKSGDLHNELERVLKSGEWINWTEQTKIEVQPIKPLGPADMMRKTKSTTLLGWMKRDSREA, from the coding sequence TTGTTAATAGCTCACGTAAGCGATAGTCATTTGGGTTATAGACAGTATGGGCTTCTAGAGAGGGAGAAAGATCTCTACTCTTGTTTTGAGGAAGCTATAGGTAAGGCTCTCGAGGATCACGTGGACGTTGTTGTTCATAGCGGTGATCTCTTCCATTATCCTAGCCCACCACCTCAAGCTTACAGATCGGCTATAAGAGCTCTTAAGAAGCTTAAGCATCGCGGCATACCTTTCCTCTGCGTTATGGGCCAACATGATAGACCCAAGGTTCAGGCACTACCTCCTCTAACAGTTCTCGAGGATATGGACCTCTTAATCCACATATCCCCCGATAAGCCATACGTGAGCGGCGACTTCAGCGCTGTCGGATTGGACTACATGAAGAAGCAGACCATTAAAGAAAAGTTACAGAAGGTTAAAGCCTTGACTAAAAGAAGCGTATTGGTTGCGCACGTTCTTGTTAAAGAGGTTTCACCTTTTGGTGACGTTTCAATTCATGAGCTTCCTCGCGGCTTTAGCTACTACGCTCTAGGCGACTACCACATATTTAAGAAGTTCAAAGTCCACGAATTCATGGCTACGTACTCCGGTTCAACTGAGGTCATCTCATTGAATGATGTGACTAGTGAAGGAAAGGGCTTCTGCATTGTTGACTTGTCAAGAGATGATGTGGAGGTGCACTTCGTTAAACTTGAGGGGGTTAGACCTAGGTTAATAGAGCACGTTGAGTTCGAGAAAGTTAAGGAGGAGGTCTCAAAGATCATCTCTCGAGCCTTAGCCATGAACATAAAGCCAATAATTCACTTGTTTGTGAAGAATGTCGGGGCCAAGAGGAGTGAGTTAAGTAAGATTAGGGAGGAGCTATTAAAGGTCAGCCTGAAGACAGAGATAACGGTGGAGGAAGAGGTCGCTCAGCTGGTATCTAGCACTAGAACATCATTTAGTGGTGTTGAGGATGCCATTAAGAGTCTAGGATTAAACATTGGCAATCTGGTTCTTGAGATTTATAGAGCGTTTAAGAGTGGCGATCTTCACAATGAGCTTGAAAGAGTGTTGAAGTCCGGTGAGTGGATTAATTGGACTGAACAGACAAAGATCGAAGTTCAACCAATCAAGCCATTAGGACCGGCTGACATGATGAGGAAAACCAAGAGTACAACCCTCTTAGGGTGGATGAAGCGTGATAGTAGAGAAGCTTGA
- a CDS encoding AAA family ATPase, which yields MIVEKLELKDFLSHKETAISFGRGLTAIIGPNGAGKSSLIEGIVYSLFQDSFRNLRGGTKDSLKRIGARSAFVKLTFNVAGRRFKVERFIGASTADCLYEEDKLIATQASVVDKKTLEILGIPRKEAYLNTVVVKQGELENVLEAFTKASGREDLLRAMGFKELEDIAEALKEERGSFEKKYMDLMLEASKLESLKKQMEKQMDELRRLDDERVKVLENLKVLEKGLSYIDKTLADLPESLESNLSSLQARYYELRSSVELVDGELNRLKQRLEDIQRLKKELEGLRSVLGFKEKLNYLLRISEKAITIYSRLEQLRSAIHELEEGINNKLRFLAQVLQCPPDVDLVMKAYEDLRAKIKQKESLTSGLRTVIEEKRAMLSSLERSGESCPLCGAKLTDEAKSRVREKLEREVKEAALELERESMILSDLRGLLGKVEKVNVVGLIDELNMLSEKRMRGNEEERRYLDCMSDVNRVLEEILNSDVSGDITSRLRELINVVELPSEVIKIVRELADFTGRVEGRAEELSKAILEEVDVKDRIRELEDKKASTLNEVARLEKEIEEVRRKVDARRKLIEERNKIERQIAESRGRLSSIEESIKRSRAVIDELKELYRKAEEAEREAARIRSFMEFIDFLRTKVFGKDGLVAKQLRVAYRAKLDSEVNNYLSRFGMDFEVEFDEQLNLKVKLRGEERDINNLSGGERAVLALSTRLALAKALSSKEIELLILDEPTANLDVDRRRELVRVLRELTDDVPQVIVVTHDPEIAETADQVYRVKKVSGVSIVEEE from the coding sequence GTGATAGTAGAGAAGCTTGAGCTAAAAGATTTTCTCTCGCACAAGGAGACCGCGATAAGTTTTGGGAGGGGATTAACAGCAATAATAGGGCCTAACGGAGCTGGAAAATCCTCTCTCATTGAGGGCATAGTATACTCTCTATTCCAAGATAGCTTTAGGAATCTCAGAGGAGGTACTAAGGATTCATTGAAGAGGATAGGGGCGAGAAGTGCTTTCGTTAAGTTGACGTTTAACGTGGCAGGAAGAAGGTTTAAAGTTGAAAGATTCATAGGGGCTAGTACTGCAGATTGCCTATATGAAGAGGATAAGTTGATTGCAACTCAAGCTTCAGTCGTAGACAAGAAGACCCTTGAAATCCTTGGCATACCAAGGAAGGAGGCCTACCTGAATACCGTTGTCGTCAAGCAGGGTGAGCTTGAAAATGTCCTTGAAGCCTTCACGAAGGCAAGTGGAAGAGAGGACTTATTGAGGGCTATGGGGTTCAAGGAGCTTGAAGACATAGCTGAAGCCCTTAAGGAAGAGCGTGGCAGCTTCGAGAAAAAATACATGGACCTGATGTTGGAGGCTTCAAAACTAGAGAGTCTAAAGAAGCAGATGGAGAAGCAGATGGATGAGTTACGAAGATTGGATGACGAGAGGGTTAAGGTCCTTGAGAACCTTAAGGTTTTAGAGAAGGGATTGTCGTATATCGACAAGACCTTAGCTGACTTACCTGAGAGCTTGGAGAGCAACTTAAGCAGCTTACAGGCGAGATACTATGAGTTGAGGAGCTCAGTAGAGCTTGTAGATGGTGAGCTAAATAGACTTAAGCAGCGGTTAGAGGACATACAAAGACTTAAAAAAGAGTTGGAGGGCTTAAGGTCAGTATTAGGCTTTAAGGAAAAGCTTAATTACTTACTGAGGATCTCAGAGAAGGCCATAACGATTTACTCAAGACTCGAGCAGCTAAGGTCAGCGATACATGAACTTGAAGAGGGCATTAATAACAAGCTTAGGTTCTTGGCTCAAGTACTGCAATGTCCTCCAGACGTTGACCTAGTCATGAAAGCTTACGAAGATTTAAGGGCTAAGATCAAGCAGAAGGAGAGCTTGACTAGTGGTCTGAGGACTGTGATTGAAGAGAAAAGAGCTATGTTAAGTAGTTTAGAGAGAAGCGGTGAGTCTTGTCCCCTATGTGGAGCCAAGCTAACCGATGAAGCCAAATCGAGAGTTCGTGAAAAGCTCGAAAGGGAGGTGAAGGAGGCAGCTTTAGAGCTTGAGAGGGAGAGCATGATACTGAGCGATCTTAGGGGTCTACTAGGTAAGGTTGAGAAAGTAAACGTTGTTGGATTAATTGACGAACTTAACATGCTGAGCGAGAAGAGGATGAGGGGCAATGAGGAGGAGAGGAGGTACCTTGACTGTATGAGCGATGTCAATAGGGTCTTGGAAGAGATATTGAACAGCGACGTTAGCGGTGATATTACGTCTAGATTGAGGGAGCTAATTAATGTCGTGGAATTACCCTCCGAGGTCATAAAGATTGTTAGGGAGTTAGCAGACTTTACTGGTAGGGTTGAGGGTAGGGCTGAGGAGCTTAGCAAGGCTATTCTAGAGGAGGTCGATGTTAAGGATAGGATTAGGGAGCTGGAGGATAAGAAGGCTAGCACGCTTAACGAGGTTGCACGTCTTGAGAAAGAAATTGAGGAAGTTAGGAGGAAAGTGGATGCGAGGAGGAAGCTCATCGAGGAGAGGAACAAGATAGAGAGGCAAATAGCTGAGAGTAGAGGGAGGCTTTCGAGTATTGAGGAGAGCATTAAGAGGAGCAGAGCTGTTATTGATGAGCTTAAAGAACTCTACAGGAAGGCAGAAGAAGCTGAGCGTGAAGCTGCGAGGATAAGGAGCTTCATGGAGTTCATAGACTTCTTGAGGACTAAAGTTTTCGGCAAGGATGGGCTCGTAGCGAAGCAACTTCGAGTAGCTTATAGAGCAAAGCTTGATAGCGAAGTCAACAATTACCTATCAAGGTTCGGAATGGACTTTGAGGTTGAATTTGATGAGCAGTTAAACCTCAAGGTTAAGCTTAGAGGCGAGGAGAGAGACATTAATAACCTAAGTGGAGGGGAGAGGGCTGTACTTGCCCTTTCTACGAGACTTGCCCTAGCTAAAGCTCTTAGTAGCAAGGAGATAGAGCTCCTAATACTAGATGAGCCGACGGCAAACCTTGATGTTGATAGGAGGAGGGAGCTAGTTAGAGTCTTAAGGGAATTGACAGACGATGTCCCTCAAGTCATTGTTGTAACCCATGACCCCGAGATTGCCGAGACGGCCGACCAAGTGTATAGGGTTAAAAAAGTTAGTGGTGTCTCGATTGTGGAGGAGGAATAA
- a CDS encoding DNA double-strand break repair nuclease NurA — protein MSIWEEDLQEVKKAVEALQRSSNHFERAMKYWVKVEEWADINGCEFIGVDGSFTIKSFKYSTLYLTRAIALSSAVNVKKSKSELLNTVYGEHVRQHAQAIMASLEADVALTAFEKVERGGSRPIVLFDGSLSYMILSHSPRSPLIREATIKTLSSLIERGSAIFIAKSSHSELYEAGLPDMSLFSRMPMGYSKPQEIRMAKLCNMPETYLRQMGLAFKLMDVTVFYAKLVEGGSLLKFEVPGARSEEEVYRLLSMIKAISPKGYPIPLLVAHDNVKLSSMTLRRILSVTGVKVLSGREVLKEVI, from the coding sequence ATGTCAATATGGGAAGAGGATCTTCAAGAGGTTAAGAAGGCCGTAGAGGCGCTTCAGCGAAGCAGTAACCATTTCGAGAGAGCTATGAAGTATTGGGTTAAAGTTGAAGAATGGGCTGATATCAATGGCTGTGAGTTCATAGGTGTTGATGGAAGCTTCACCATCAAATCCTTTAAATACTCCACCCTCTACCTCACGAGAGCAATAGCACTTAGTTCAGCTGTCAATGTCAAGAAGTCTAAGTCCGAGCTTCTTAATACGGTATATGGCGAGCATGTTAGGCAGCACGCTCAAGCTATCATGGCCTCGCTGGAGGCTGATGTCGCCCTGACGGCCTTTGAGAAGGTCGAGAGGGGAGGGTCGAGGCCCATAGTGCTCTTCGATGGGAGTCTATCGTACATGATTCTAAGTCACAGTCCAAGGTCTCCACTAATTAGGGAGGCGACAATAAAGACGCTTTCATCATTAATTGAGAGGGGCTCGGCCATTTTCATAGCTAAGAGTAGTCATAGTGAGCTATACGAAGCTGGCTTACCGGATATGTCCCTCTTTAGCCGCATGCCTATGGGCTATAGCAAGCCGCAAGAAATTAGGATGGCGAAGCTATGTAACATGCCAGAGACGTACCTTAGACAAATGGGGTTAGCTTTTAAGCTGATGGACGTGACTGTGTTCTACGCAAAGTTGGTTGAGGGAGGCTCACTACTAAAGTTTGAAGTACCTGGAGCTAGATCTGAGGAAGAGGTCTATAGGCTGTTGTCCATGATTAAGGCTATCTCACCTAAGGGGTATCCAATCCCGCTTCTTGTTGCCCACGATAACGTTAAGTTAAGCTCAATGACCTTGAGAAGGATCTTGTCGGTGACCGGCGTCAAAGTCTTGAGCGGGAGGGAGGTCTTAAAGGAGGTGATCTAG
- a CDS encoding ATP-binding protein: MEKEIGLVVKSSPATVYVIAYEAPQVASYLYSETQDVKAVMVVTGVESIDEAFSRAFDSSEARMIAKYAESSRALKIIVRATPVIDLKSKKRPQTLIPPRTPVYAASRDVLEEAFSVSYSGFAELYSDSPPLSWIRIGVLRSHPNVEVKVNVDAILSKHLAVLGSTGSGKSNMVAILVDRIAGLGGQVIIIDAHAEYSDMKVMSRGSRLIHFKAKINPLKMSPSTLASMLISEPAATKQRSILRKAIRDLNALYLGTGHKKVEAEGTIEALVKRADGELELDVEESSGKRYLKGLYAKVMDLRDRLREDIGKRVFEDVLFKIGRTIEEDYDVYSTDEVDPVDQLGPGTIVDVDISPLPDAVRDEVVAYVCRQVLQKAMTRKLLPTLIVLEEAHLYLKSGHDTPAKQAIERIAREGRKYGVGLLVVSQRPRGLDPDVLSQINSLCILRIMQPEDQNYVKQYSEWLTEEMIAALPTLERGEAILVGEWVRMPVAVLIDKHEGKRRGATLSATKTWIKAKQDVAEQLRREDEEEAMIKSAKDIF, from the coding sequence GTGGAGAAGGAAATAGGATTAGTTGTAAAGTCCTCACCAGCAACAGTATACGTGATCGCATACGAGGCCCCTCAAGTTGCAAGTTACCTTTATTCTGAGACTCAGGATGTTAAAGCTGTAATGGTGGTCACAGGCGTCGAATCAATTGATGAGGCCTTTAGTAGGGCCTTTGACTCCAGTGAGGCGAGAATGATAGCAAAGTATGCTGAGTCTAGCAGAGCATTAAAGATTATTGTAAGAGCTACCCCTGTCATTGATTTGAAAAGCAAGAAGAGGCCTCAGACACTAATACCACCTCGAACTCCAGTATATGCGGCTTCACGAGATGTACTTGAAGAGGCCTTTTCAGTAAGCTATAGCGGCTTCGCGGAATTATACTCTGATTCACCGCCATTAAGTTGGATTAGAATAGGAGTTTTAAGATCTCATCCGAACGTTGAGGTCAAGGTTAACGTCGATGCTATACTGTCGAAGCACTTGGCCGTTTTAGGTAGTACTGGTAGTGGGAAGAGTAACATGGTCGCAATCCTCGTTGATAGAATTGCAGGGCTTGGGGGTCAAGTCATAATAATAGATGCTCATGCTGAGTACTCAGACATGAAAGTCATGTCTAGAGGTAGTAGGCTCATACACTTTAAGGCCAAGATAAATCCATTGAAAATGAGCCCATCAACGCTAGCCTCCATGTTAATATCAGAGCCCGCAGCTACCAAGCAGAGAAGCATTCTGAGAAAGGCCATAAGAGATTTGAATGCATTGTACTTAGGGACAGGTCACAAGAAGGTTGAGGCTGAGGGGACTATTGAGGCTCTAGTCAAAAGAGCAGATGGAGAGCTAGAACTTGACGTTGAAGAGTCAAGTGGTAAGAGGTACTTAAAGGGGCTATACGCGAAGGTCATGGATCTAAGGGATCGTTTAAGGGAAGACATTGGGAAGAGAGTCTTCGAAGACGTACTCTTTAAGATTGGGAGAACTATAGAAGAAGACTACGACGTGTACAGTACTGATGAGGTGGATCCTGTTGATCAGCTGGGACCTGGCACAATAGTTGATGTTGATATCTCGCCTTTACCTGATGCGGTCAGAGACGAGGTTGTTGCCTACGTCTGTAGGCAGGTACTTCAGAAAGCCATGACGAGGAAGCTACTACCAACATTAATTGTCCTTGAGGAAGCTCACCTCTACTTGAAGAGTGGCCACGACACTCCAGCTAAGCAAGCCATAGAAAGGATAGCTAGAGAGGGTAGGAAGTATGGTGTTGGGTTACTAGTTGTATCTCAGAGACCTAGAGGTCTTGATCCTGATGTATTAAGCCAGATAAACAGCTTATGCATCTTAAGGATCATGCAGCCTGAGGATCAGAACTATGTTAAGCAGTATAGTGAGTGGCTCACGGAGGAAATGATAGCTGCCCTACCAACCCTAGAGAGGGGAGAAGCAATACTCGTTGGAGAATGGGTCAGAATGCCGGTCGCTGTGTTGATAGATAAGCATGAGGGCAAAAGGAGAGGCGCTACATTAAGCGCGACAAAGACGTGGATTAAAGCAAAGCAAGATGTTGCTGAGCAGTTGAGGAGGGAAGATGAGGAGGAGGCTATGATTAAGAGTGCAAAGGATATTTTCTAA
- a CDS encoding DUF790 family protein has product MLPSTLLRIKRRGNKILPNFAALNYENEFASATLIDTYQEHVGKDVESLENSLEEVESELEDMGYHPKFVRGLIELLDRLIEVEGPKTKVPPDLVRRMVFAISSEKGFALTESLRLEILREAAKRLDTSLKEVVEAFNASYEGSEVITGFKAISPMDLLRQYNLSLLQTLMFKATYMRLTANMTGSEAKSLLRAVKRLGLMYTAEKEDEVTRLHIDGPASTLTLTRRYGVRMAKIIPLILRLRRWRIQAEIYHMKRRFLMELDERLRELMPLKPPIEEDYDSLIEEEFALKFRASSFGWEIMREPEPLIVDGSIFVPDFALVRNDTKVYLEIVGFWTRQYIEKKIKKLAGVDEPMIVAISRRLACTRDIETLLSSLPRDRVVIFDDKLRLSDIIPVLRDFDVKSGGAKLRRIEEAYRQLDREAIASYLLGIKEEPLQSVINTLRTLGVRDLEDAYRIIKEHGLTIVWRGLDPSKAIVKRS; this is encoded by the coding sequence ATGTTACCATCAACTCTTTTAAGGATCAAGAGAAGGGGCAATAAGATATTACCAAATTTCGCAGCACTTAATTACGAGAACGAGTTTGCCTCCGCCACCCTCATCGATACATACCAAGAGCACGTCGGCAAGGATGTGGAGAGCTTAGAGAACTCTCTCGAAGAAGTGGAATCGGAGCTAGAAGACATGGGCTACCACCCAAAGTTCGTTAGAGGGCTCATCGAGCTTCTAGATAGGCTAATAGAGGTTGAGGGACCGAAGACCAAGGTGCCGCCAGACCTAGTGCGTAGGATGGTATTTGCAATATCATCGGAGAAAGGTTTCGCGCTGACCGAGAGCCTAAGACTGGAAATACTACGTGAGGCGGCAAAGAGGCTTGACACCTCCCTAAAGGAGGTTGTGGAGGCCTTTAATGCAAGTTACGAAGGCTCCGAGGTAATAACCGGGTTCAAAGCTATAAGCCCAATGGATCTCTTGAGGCAGTACAACCTATCGCTCCTACAGACCTTAATGTTCAAGGCCACTTACATGCGCTTGACTGCTAACATGACTGGGAGTGAGGCGAAGAGCCTGCTGAGAGCCGTGAAGAGGCTTGGACTAATGTACACTGCTGAGAAGGAAGACGAGGTGACGAGGCTTCACATTGACGGTCCAGCATCCACATTGACGCTGACTAGGAGGTATGGTGTCAGAATGGCCAAGATAATTCCACTAATTTTGCGCCTAAGAAGATGGAGGATCCAAGCTGAGATCTATCACATGAAAAGAAGATTTCTAATGGAGCTTGATGAGCGTCTCAGAGAGCTCATGCCCCTCAAGCCTCCAATCGAGGAGGACTATGATAGCCTCATCGAAGAGGAATTTGCTCTCAAATTTCGAGCCTCAAGTTTCGGTTGGGAAATCATGAGGGAACCCGAACCACTAATTGTCGATGGCAGCATATTCGTACCAGACTTTGCCCTGGTAAGGAATGATACGAAAGTATACCTAGAGATAGTAGGCTTCTGGACCCGACAGTACATAGAAAAGAAGATTAAGAAGTTAGCTGGGGTTGATGAACCAATGATAGTGGCCATAAGTAGGAGGCTAGCATGCACGAGAGATATTGAGACTCTTCTCTCAAGTTTACCTAGAGATAGGGTTGTAATATTCGATGATAAGCTGAGGTTGTCAGACATAATTCCAGTACTTAGAGATTTTGATGTTAAAAGTGGTGGAGCAAAGCTTAGAAGGATTGAAGAGGCGTATCGTCAGCTAGATAGAGAAGCTATCGCCTCTTACCTATTAGGAATAAAGGAGGAACCTCTGCAAAGTGTGATTAATACCCTGAGAACATTAGGGGTTCGAGATCTCGAGGATGCCTATAGGATCATAAAGGAACACGGATTAACGATAGTGTGGAGAGGGCTAGACCCATCTAAAGCCATAGTTAAGAGATCTTAG
- a CDS encoding DEAD/DEAH box helicase family protein, which yields MTSRIDGTMSSEDVVLEYDRGTIVVRKLEREIPPLRWDPRTKCLRALAYKYLEVRRSLESLGLNVKDIVLSPLKGSIGSPNLKPLRSYQEEAVEAWLKAGRRGIVVLPTGTGKTLIAIKIIALLNEPTLVVVPTIELLNQWKLELSKALNTHVGVLGGGSRELAFITVSTYNSAYINAEDLGNKFMLLVFDEVHHLPSENFRQIALLSAAPYRLGLTATFEREDGKHVDLPDLVGDVVYRKAVYEMKSKHLADFDLIRVYVELTDEEEEKFMKLFSLYKDYLMKRGWRLKSLRDFKRLIMASGLSSDARRALLAWRDARLLALNSVSKLDVLKDLLKRHQQDKIIIFTELNRTVRKISRELLIPEITYKTKPKERALIMELFKKGIYKAVVTSRVLEEGIDVPDASVAIILSGTGSRRSFIQRLGRILRPAPNKRAVLYEIVTKGTPEVVISRRRRKGLVSG from the coding sequence GTGACCTCTAGAATTGACGGCACTATGAGTAGTGAAGATGTAGTTCTAGAATATGACCGCGGCACTATAGTTGTAAGAAAACTCGAACGAGAGATACCCCCATTAAGGTGGGATCCAAGAACTAAATGTCTGAGGGCCTTAGCTTACAAGTACCTCGAAGTCAGGAGATCGCTGGAATCACTAGGTCTAAACGTGAAGGACATAGTTCTGTCTCCACTTAAAGGCTCCATTGGGAGCCCCAACTTAAAACCACTTAGGAGCTATCAGGAGGAGGCTGTTGAAGCATGGCTTAAAGCTGGAAGGAGAGGCATAGTAGTCTTGCCCACAGGAACCGGCAAGACGCTCATTGCCATAAAGATAATCGCTCTACTCAACGAGCCAACGCTCGTGGTTGTACCAACCATAGAGCTGCTTAATCAATGGAAGCTTGAACTCTCGAAAGCCTTAAACACGCATGTTGGGGTTCTTGGTGGTGGAAGTAGGGAATTGGCATTCATAACTGTATCTACGTACAATTCAGCTTACATAAATGCTGAGGACCTTGGAAACAAGTTCATGCTATTAGTGTTCGATGAGGTCCATCACCTCCCAAGCGAGAACTTTAGGCAGATAGCTTTACTAAGTGCTGCACCCTATAGATTAGGGCTTACAGCAACGTTTGAAAGGGAGGACGGAAAGCACGTAGATCTACCTGATCTTGTCGGCGATGTGGTCTATAGGAAGGCAGTATACGAGATGAAGAGTAAGCACCTAGCAGATTTTGACCTCATCAGGGTTTACGTAGAACTTACTGATGAAGAGGAGGAGAAGTTCATGAAGCTCTTCTCACTCTACAAAGACTACTTAATGAAGAGGGGCTGGAGATTGAAGAGTCTCCGAGACTTCAAACGCCTAATCATGGCCAGCGGGCTAAGTAGTGATGCTAGAAGAGCCTTACTTGCATGGAGAGATGCTAGGTTGCTAGCCTTAAATTCGGTCTCCAAACTTGACGTCTTAAAAGACTTACTTAAAAGACACCAGCAAGATAAGATAATAATTTTTACGGAACTCAATAGAACTGTTCGAAAAATATCGAGAGAACTGCTAATACCAGAAATAACCTACAAAACTAAGCCTAAAGAAAGGGCACTAATCATGGAGCTATTCAAGAAGGGCATCTACAAAGCTGTTGTTACCAGCAGAGTTCTTGAGGAGGGGATCGACGTCCCTGATGCAAGCGTGGCAATAATTCTAAGTGGAACGGGAAGTCGGCGATCATTTATTCAAAGACTTGGAAGGATCCTTAGACCAGCACCAAACAAGAGGGCCGTACTATACGAGATTGTAACCAAGGGCACACCCGAGGTAGTAATATCAAGGAGGAGGCGCAAGGGGCTCGTGAGCGGCTGA
- a CDS encoding sugar phosphate isomerase/epimerase, which yields MALIGFPLWLGDRKRLATRIRETLEAGFDFVELSFDYPWPIPDSSTPRSIAKAVQDAGLSLAIHGSWRDVRLASPIDHVREASVKYLIETLEIARELDPMYILFHVSTDQAIREAQEYEDVIIKAATSSTRTILKAALEMGLTAFFENIPSQFCGSIDHVKKIFMDVEEAKLCFDIGHAQAYMVRANRGKGVNIQEVVDQWFRELGALIRGVHVYDCLAQGKWIDEHIAPTISSPSIKALVTTIDNTKTRLDFVVIEAFQDREGNDARPASLDKVVEYLKRSL from the coding sequence ATGGCACTAATAGGCTTTCCACTATGGTTGGGCGATAGAAAGAGGCTTGCAACGAGAATAAGAGAGACTTTGGAAGCTGGCTTTGACTTCGTTGAACTTAGCTTTGATTATCCATGGCCAATACCTGACTCATCAACACCCAGAAGCATAGCTAAAGCAGTACAGGATGCTGGTTTAAGTCTAGCAATACATGGAAGTTGGAGAGATGTGCGGCTAGCCTCACCAATAGATCATGTAAGGGAGGCATCAGTGAAGTACTTAATCGAGACCCTCGAGATAGCAAGGGAGCTAGACCCAATGTACATTCTATTTCACGTATCGACAGATCAAGCAATAAGGGAGGCTCAGGAATACGAGGACGTGATAATTAAAGCAGCTACATCGTCAACTCGTACCATATTGAAAGCGGCGCTAGAAATGGGACTTACAGCATTCTTCGAGAACATTCCATCACAATTCTGTGGCTCAATAGATCACGTGAAGAAGATCTTCATGGATGTCGAGGAAGCGAAGTTGTGCTTCGACATAGGGCACGCACAAGCCTACATGGTTAGAGCAAATAGGGGGAAGGGTGTAAACATTCAAGAGGTTGTTGATCAATGGTTTAGAGAGCTGGGAGCGTTGATACGTGGAGTTCACGTGTACGATTGCTTAGCACAGGGCAAGTGGATTGATGAGCACATAGCCCCCACCATAAGCTCTCCTTCAATTAAAGCTCTCGTCACAACCATCGATAACACAAAGACGCGCTTAGACTTCGTAGTAATAGAGGCTTTTCAAGATCGTGAGGGCAATGATGCTCGACCAGCATCATTGGACAAAGTCGTTGAGTATTTGAAGAGAAGCCTATGA
- a CDS encoding Coenzyme F420 hydrogenase/dehydrogenase, beta subunit C-terminal domain yields the protein MVWQPKPPLTNVYQLLDANICSICGACIAACPWSAVSFSSQQPSQVSRDIRLCTNCSRCLIVCPQTILWIRRDLYTDDAKIVDAYLTRSKDSNILSIAQDGGTVTALAVKALERKLVDAAVLAGTEDKWIPRPTLALSPDDVLKCAKSKYFYVPSLMELRRFDWVRRIMVVGLPCQIRAIEKLEDLDVGISRRIMYKVGLFCGHNLDYASLIEKLLPKAGVGVESLSKMNVKGKVLIYDKAGGSYELPLSEYESLTRPSCLQCPEFVSRSADVNVGSIGAPDGWNMVLVMSRRGEELFNASMDALEVKKPTSDDLDRVYRMDRRKRERSSKFFKDFYGVDVGTMFLDRDTWRVISR from the coding sequence ATGGTCTGGCAGCCCAAGCCTCCTCTTACGAACGTCTACCAACTATTAGATGCCAACATATGCTCCATATGTGGAGCATGCATAGCTGCTTGCCCTTGGAGTGCAGTAAGTTTCAGTTCTCAACAACCAAGTCAAGTATCTAGGGATATTAGGCTTTGTACAAATTGTTCGAGGTGCCTAATAGTTTGTCCCCAAACAATCCTTTGGATTAGAAGAGATCTCTATACAGATGACGCTAAGATTGTAGATGCTTACCTTACGAGAAGCAAGGATAGCAATATACTGTCAATCGCCCAAGATGGTGGGACTGTCACGGCGTTGGCGGTTAAAGCCCTTGAAAGGAAGCTTGTAGATGCAGCTGTTCTCGCAGGGACTGAGGATAAGTGGATACCGAGGCCTACCCTAGCTCTTAGCCCTGATGATGTCTTAAAATGTGCTAAATCCAAGTACTTCTACGTACCATCGCTAATGGAGTTAAGGAGGTTCGATTGGGTGAGAAGGATAATGGTCGTGGGGCTTCCATGTCAGATCAGAGCTATTGAAAAGTTGGAAGACCTCGATGTTGGAATTTCGAGGAGGATTATGTACAAGGTTGGACTGTTCTGTGGACATAATCTCGACTATGCCTCCCTAATAGAAAAGCTTTTACCTAAAGCTGGAGTTGGCGTAGAAAGTTTATCAAAGATGAATGTGAAGGGTAAGGTGCTCATTTACGATAAGGCAGGTGGGTCTTACGAGCTCCCACTATCTGAGTACGAGAGCCTCACAAGACCATCATGTCTACAATGTCCTGAATTCGTATCGAGGTCTGCAGATGTTAATGTCGGGTCTATCGGTGCCCCTGATGGGTGGAACATGGTCTTGGTTATGAGCAGGAGAGGTGAAGAGCTTTTCAATGCCTCCATGGATGCTCTTGAAGTTAAGAAGCCAACAAGTGATGACCTGGATAGGGTATATAGGATGGATAGAAGAAAGAGGGAGAGATCTAGCAAGTTCTTCAAAGACTTCTATGGTGTAGATGTTGGGACGATGTTCCTAGACCGTGATACCTGGAGAGTGATTTCGAGATAA